The following nucleotide sequence is from Achromobacter spanius.
GATGAACGCTATCGAACGAGTTGCGGCTTTCATGCATGAAAACGAACTGACCCTGGTTACCGCGGAGTCATGCACCGCGGGCCTGATCGCGGCCACCCTGGCCGATATACCCGGCGCGGGAAAATTGCTGGATTGCGCCTTCGTGGTGTATTCGGTGCAAGCCAAACAGCGCTGCCTGGGCGTGCCCCAATCGACTCTGGCCGCGCACAACCTCACCAGCGAGGCGGTCGCGCGCGACATGGCGCTGGGGGCGGCCCGCAAGAGCCCCGCCAACGTTGCCGTGGCCAACACGGGCGTCACGGACGCCACCGACGACCGCATCCCCAGCGGCACGCAGTGCTACGCCTGGGTATTCAAGATTGGCAAGGCCGATGCCCGCCCGGTGGTCTACACGGCCACCCGGCGCTTCTCCGGCGACCGCAACCGCATCCGCCAGGCCAGCGCCGAATTCGCGCTGAAAGGCGTCATGGAACACTTCCTGGCGCTGCGCGACGCAACCGGCAGGCCCCGTTGACGGCGCCACGCCATCCGGCCCCAAGATGATTTTGTTCAAAGCAGCTTGATAACGTACAAGCGCCACCGCATAGGCAGCGCTACGCTCAGGGTTTGGCGGCACCGGGGCTACGCCCAAGTCCGCGCCTGTTCCGGCGCCCGCCCCACCTGTGGCACCACCCGGAGTCAACACTCATGAGCACCATCACCACTTCTGACGGCGTGCAGATTTTCTTCAAGGACTGGGGTCCCAAAACCGCCCAGCCCCTGATGTTCCACCACGGCTGGCCCCTGTCCAGCGACGACTGGGACGCCCAGATGCTGTACTTCGTCAACAAGGGCTTCCGCGTCATTGCGCACGACCGCCGCGGCCATGGCCGCTCCAGCCAGGTCAGCGAAGGCCACGACATGGACCACTACGCCGCCGACGCCTCGGCCGTGGCGGTACACCTGGACTTGCGCAACGCCGTGCACATTGGCCACTCCACCGGTGGCGGCGAAGTCGCGCGCTACGTGGCCAAGTTCGGCCAGCCGCAGGGCCGCGTCGCCAAGGCCGTGCTGGTCAGCGCCGTGCCGCCGCTGATGGTCAAGACCGAAGGCAACCCGGGTGGCCTGCCCATTGAAGTGTTCGACGGCTTTCGCGACGCGCTGGCCGCCAACCGCACGCAGTTCTTCCTGGATGTCGCCGCTGGCCCCTTTTACGGTTTCAACCGTTCGGGCGCAAAGGTGTCGGAAGGCGTGATCAACAACTGGTGGCGCCAAGGCATGGCGGGCAGCGCGCTGGCGCATTACCAGGGCATCAAGGCCTTTTCGGAAACGGATCAGACCGAAGACCTGAAGGCCATCACCGTGCCCACGCTGCTGATGCATGGCGACGACGACCAGATCGTGCCCATTGATGATGCATCGCGTCTGGCCGTGAAGCTGCTGAAGAACGGCACGCTGAAGGTATACGAAGGCTTTCCGCACGGCATGCTGACGACACACGCGGAGGTCATCAATCCCGACCTGCTGGCGTTCATCAAGGGCTGATATCGCCGCCAGAAGACAAGGGGCGAGGCCTAATCGCCCCTTTTTCGGAATATTCCGATACTACGACCCGGCTTTGGCCTATATACTCGCCTATTGCCGACAGCAGATTGGGCGCCAAACGCGCAAAACCTGCACGCTTCGACGCTTGAATCAGCCCCATAGGGCACTCTCCGGGGATCCGGAACCGGCTTTGATGCTGGTCAGCCACCCAGGTGGCGCACCTCCCCGACACGATTCGCCCCATACGCTTCGTTGCGGCACCGCTTGACCCTTCTCTTCCCAAAGCGCTGTCATCTCCTCCATTGCCTCGTCCGCCCAGCCCGAAAGGCCTGCGCCTGGCGAGGCCTTTCGTCCAAGAAGAACCGACATGAACGCCGTGCCGCAAGACAAACTGATTACCGCCCTGGACCACGCCCGCCTGCTGGGCATGATCACGCGCCCCGCCACCGCCGCCACCTTGCCGCGCGATGCCGTGGACGCCGCGCAAGAACTGCTGGATTCGGCGCCCATCATCGCTATCGAGGAAGTTACCCCGGACATCATCACGATGCGCTCGCGGGTGCGCTTGCTGAACGACAAGGGCGATGAAA
It contains:
- a CDS encoding CinA family protein — its product is MNAIERVAAFMHENELTLVTAESCTAGLIAATLADIPGAGKLLDCAFVVYSVQAKQRCLGVPQSTLAAHNLTSEAVARDMALGAARKSPANVAVANTGVTDATDDRIPSGTQCYAWVFKIGKADARPVVYTATRRFSGDRNRIRQASAEFALKGVMEHFLALRDATGRPR
- a CDS encoding alpha/beta fold hydrolase, yielding MSTITTSDGVQIFFKDWGPKTAQPLMFHHGWPLSSDDWDAQMLYFVNKGFRVIAHDRRGHGRSSQVSEGHDMDHYAADASAVAVHLDLRNAVHIGHSTGGGEVARYVAKFGQPQGRVAKAVLVSAVPPLMVKTEGNPGGLPIEVFDGFRDALAANRTQFFLDVAAGPFYGFNRSGAKVSEGVINNWWRQGMAGSALAHYQGIKAFSETDQTEDLKAITVPTLLMHGDDDQIVPIDDASRLAVKLLKNGTLKVYEGFPHGMLTTHAEVINPDLLAFIKG
- a CDS encoding GreA/GreB family elongation factor, whose product is MNAVPQDKLITALDHARLLGMITRPATAATLPRDAVDAAQELLDSAPIIAIEEVTPDIITMRSRVRLLNDKGDEMVVTLCYPADANLAQGQVSVMSPLGLSLIGSRTGQLVTWTAPNQTEHSARIEEILYQPEAAGDTTA